In Meiothermus ruber DSM 1279, the following proteins share a genomic window:
- a CDS encoding large ribosomal subunit protein bL28: MSKICEISGKRPVVAYSIITRGKAKREGGVGKKITGYTKRWQEPNLRKVTVTVVGQAITFRVANSHAHKVYELVERAKGMKLEGLTAKQIKARLLSLL; this comes from the coding sequence ATGTCGAAGATTTGCGAAATTAGCGGCAAGCGCCCCGTAGTGGCCTACAGTATCATTACCCGTGGTAAGGCCAAACGCGAAGGTGGGGTGGGTAAGAAGATCACCGGCTATACCAAGCGCTGGCAGGAGCCCAACCTACGCAAGGTGACCGTTACCGTTGTTGGTCAGGCCATCACCTTCCGCGTCGCTAACAGCCACGCCCACAAGGTGTACGAGCTGGTGGAGCGCGCCAAAGGCATGAAGCTCGAGGGCCTCACCGCTAAGCAGATCAAAGCCCGTCTGCTAAGCCTGCTCTAG
- a CDS encoding M23 family metallopeptidase, with product MPIKPGWILLALVTLLALWQSVQLSGARRQIAVLQSEISQLKERLEQGPGGFMLPLPGACLPKTDGNLPGAPREYRKGTNPGFVFTGDDACIPVRYGMGVVAAAGGEVIKAETSYKEMSRAEFEALVRAVANGAGPEQMDKLRGREVWIRHPGGFTTVYAHLAEIAPGLKVGSRVHKGQWIGRVGNSGTEAAVRGTREGARLLFELWDGEPDRDRYFGQGLTPEALRARARLEFALP from the coding sequence ATGCCGATCAAGCCCGGCTGGATTCTGCTCGCTCTGGTGACCCTGCTGGCCTTGTGGCAGAGCGTGCAACTATCCGGTGCCCGCCGGCAGATTGCGGTTTTGCAATCGGAAATTTCCCAGCTCAAAGAGCGCCTCGAGCAAGGCCCTGGGGGCTTTATGCTGCCCCTGCCCGGCGCCTGCCTGCCCAAAACCGATGGCAACCTGCCCGGTGCCCCCCGCGAATACCGCAAGGGCACCAACCCTGGTTTTGTGTTTACTGGTGATGATGCCTGTATTCCGGTGCGCTATGGCATGGGGGTGGTGGCCGCCGCCGGGGGCGAGGTGATTAAGGCCGAGACCAGCTACAAAGAAATGAGCCGTGCCGAGTTTGAGGCCCTGGTTCGGGCGGTGGCCAATGGGGCCGGGCCCGAGCAGATGGACAAACTGCGGGGGCGCGAGGTCTGGATTCGCCATCCAGGCGGTTTTACCACTGTGTACGCCCACCTTGCCGAGATCGCGCCGGGGCTAAAGGTGGGTAGCAGGGTGCACAAGGGGCAGTGGATTGGCCGGGTGGGCAACAGCGGAACCGAGGCCGCCGTGCGAGGCACCCGTGAAGGTGCGCGGCTCTTGTTTGAGCTGTGGGATGGTGAGCCCGATCGAGACAGGTACTTCGGCCAGGGACTCACACCCGAGGCGCTGCGGGCCAGGGCCCGGCTCGAGTTCGCCCTTCCCTGA
- the ftsH gene encoding ATP-dependent zinc metalloprotease FtsH, with amino-acid sequence MPTRINPWSLLVIFILAYWLFTLFGGGNNARTSIPYSDFITYIEQGKVARVILQEGRITGFFKAPERIRVGNNTETTDRFTVIALPAGYSDPQFTNLLRQNGVVIENRLPSIWPQLLYTLLPIAALIGFWWFFFMRSQGGAGQVMQFGQSRARQYGKERRVNTTFKDVAGHHEAKRELMEVVDFLKNPQKYIAIGAEIPKGVLLVGPPGTGKTLLTRAVAGEAGVPFFSVSASEFMEMFVGVGASRVRTLFDEARRNAPAIIFIDELDSIGRKRGAGIGGGHDEREQTLNQILSEMDGFEKDTSVIVLAATNRPDILDPALLRPGRFDRQVVIGLPTLEERKEILQVHMRGKKFAPDVDVNNLARLTPQFSGADLKNLVNEAALQAARENASEITNAHFQAALDKIMLGLERGTLKLSEQEKRAVAYHEAGHAIVGEELPYADKTEKVSIVPRGMALGVRWSKPEERILMSKEHLEDTLAMTLAGRAAEELFVGTITTGAANDFKQATSLAKQMVLDWGMGDHFKNVAWGSNTGPIFLGEEIAKKQDHSEETSRLIDADIRAILDRAYERAKQVLSENAKAVHQLAAELLDTEIVQGERVREIIAQSKQPETVAPTAFKPEV; translated from the coding sequence TTGCCTACGCGTATCAATCCTTGGAGCTTGCTTGTTATCTTCATCCTGGCCTACTGGCTTTTCACCTTATTCGGGGGCGGCAACAACGCCCGCACCAGCATTCCATACAGCGACTTTATCACCTACATTGAACAGGGCAAGGTGGCCCGGGTTATTTTGCAGGAAGGCCGGATTACTGGTTTTTTCAAGGCGCCTGAGCGCATCCGGGTGGGCAACAACACTGAAACCACCGATCGCTTTACCGTGATTGCCCTTCCAGCGGGGTACAGCGATCCGCAGTTTACCAACCTCCTTCGTCAGAACGGCGTGGTTATCGAAAACCGGCTGCCTAGCATCTGGCCCCAGCTCCTGTATACCCTGCTGCCCATTGCGGCCCTGATTGGTTTCTGGTGGTTTTTTTTCATGCGCTCGCAGGGGGGGGCGGGGCAGGTTATGCAGTTCGGCCAGAGCCGGGCGCGCCAGTACGGTAAGGAGCGCCGGGTCAATACCACCTTCAAGGATGTGGCCGGCCACCACGAGGCCAAACGCGAGCTGATGGAAGTGGTGGACTTCCTCAAAAACCCGCAAAAATATATCGCCATTGGGGCGGAGATTCCCAAGGGCGTGCTCCTGGTGGGGCCGCCCGGCACCGGTAAGACCCTGCTGACCCGCGCGGTGGCCGGGGAGGCTGGGGTGCCGTTCTTCTCGGTGTCGGCCTCGGAGTTTATGGAGATGTTTGTGGGGGTGGGGGCCAGCCGGGTACGTACCCTGTTTGACGAGGCCCGCCGCAACGCGCCGGCCATTATCTTTATAGACGAGCTTGACTCGATTGGCCGCAAACGCGGGGCCGGCATTGGGGGCGGCCACGATGAGCGGGAACAGACCCTTAACCAGATCCTCTCCGAGATGGACGGTTTTGAGAAGGATACCAGCGTCATTGTGCTGGCTGCGACCAACCGCCCGGATATCCTCGACCCTGCCCTTTTGCGCCCAGGGCGCTTTGACCGGCAGGTGGTAATTGGACTGCCGACCCTGGAGGAGCGCAAGGAAATTCTGCAGGTGCACATGCGGGGTAAGAAGTTTGCCCCGGACGTCGACGTAAACAACCTGGCCCGCCTGACACCGCAGTTCAGCGGAGCCGACCTGAAAAACCTGGTCAACGAAGCGGCCCTGCAGGCGGCCCGTGAGAATGCCAGTGAAATCACCAACGCTCACTTTCAGGCAGCGCTCGACAAGATCATGCTGGGCCTGGAGCGTGGAACCCTGAAGCTTAGTGAGCAAGAAAAGCGCGCTGTGGCCTACCACGAGGCCGGCCATGCCATTGTGGGCGAAGAGCTGCCTTATGCCGACAAAACCGAAAAGGTTTCGATTGTGCCCCGCGGTATGGCCCTGGGGGTGCGCTGGAGCAAGCCCGAGGAGCGCATCCTGATGAGCAAGGAGCACCTCGAGGACACCCTGGCCATGACCCTGGCGGGTCGGGCGGCCGAGGAGCTGTTTGTGGGTACCATCACCACCGGGGCCGCCAACGATTTCAAGCAGGCCACCAGCCTGGCCAAGCAGATGGTGCTGGACTGGGGAATGGGCGACCACTTCAAGAACGTGGCCTGGGGCTCCAACACCGGCCCCATCTTCCTGGGGGAGGAGATCGCCAAAAAGCAAGACCACTCCGAGGAGACCAGCCGCCTGATCGATGCGGACATCCGGGCCATCCTGGATCGGGCCTACGAACGGGCTAAGCAGGTTCTATCCGAAAACGCCAAAGCCGTGCATCAGCTGGCCGCCGAACTCCTGGATACCGAGATTGTGCAGGGCGAGCGCGTGCGGGAAATTATCGCCCAGAGCAAGCAGCCCGAAACCGTCGCTCCCACAGCTTTCAAGCCCGAGGTCTGA
- the lspA gene encoding signal peptidase II: MNIATWLVPALLVADQAIKLAVLWAVGPRVFEGEVGAVFLSNLFWVVDATFVKNTGAAFGIFQGGARILVWISLLIGLGILVYLSLHHRRTPLLQQLALSLIAAGALGNAIDRLGHGWVVDYVDINRTGLSILDNFPIWNLADACVVVGVFLLLLPQRKRRY, translated from the coding sequence ATGAATATCGCCACCTGGCTGGTTCCTGCCCTGCTGGTTGCCGATCAGGCCATCAAACTTGCGGTGCTATGGGCGGTTGGGCCACGTGTGTTCGAAGGCGAGGTAGGCGCGGTTTTTTTGAGCAATTTGTTTTGGGTCGTGGATGCCACCTTTGTGAAAAATACCGGTGCAGCCTTTGGGATATTCCAGGGTGGGGCCCGCATTTTGGTCTGGATAAGCCTGCTAATAGGCCTTGGCATTCTCGTATATCTGAGCCTGCATCACCGCCGAACCCCCCTGTTGCAGCAGTTGGCCTTATCCCTGATTGCCGCAGGGGCCCTGGGCAACGCAATCGATCGACTGGGCCACGGCTGGGTGGTCGACTACGTGGACATCAACCGCACGGGGCTGTCTATTTTAGACAATTTCCCCATCTGGAATCTGGCCGACGCATGCGTGGTGGTGGGGGTGTTTTTACTGTTGCTACCCCAGCGTAAGCGTCGGTACTAG